In Colletotrichum higginsianum IMI 349063 chromosome 3, whole genome shotgun sequence, a genomic segment contains:
- a CDS encoding Major facilitator superfamily transporter, with product MFFKKRNEGAAVDTMTPTTDRPASSRTSKTPDDDDDQQRRHHQPAQHALAHTSTTRSEIQYPSGLKLFLIMLSILVSMFLVALDRLIIATAVPQITDDFHSVTDIGWYGSAYLLTTCAFQLLFGKLYAFFPIKTVFLASIGLFELGSAVCGAAPSSVAFIVGRALAGIGGGGIFAGTIVVMIHSVPLHRRPKYQGAFGAVFGIASVVGPLLGGAFTSKATWRWCFYINLPLGGVALLVIVLVLRPPDQDLGDASLWEKLRQLDFAGTTVLVPGVVCLLLALQWGGVEYAWNNPRMIALLVLAAVLLVSFIAVQILLPETATVPPRIMRNRSIAFASWAAFFNGGHMMIFAYFLPIYFQAIQGVSAVDSGIRTLPLVLSMTVFAIVSGGVITRLGYYTPVMLLGTCILAVGAGLLTTLQVHTGAAKWAGYQVIYGIGMGMSFQAPNLAAQTVLKIKDVPVGTSIMFFSQTLGGAIFISVGQNVLNNELVKRIRGIPGLDGIDLKGSGATTLTKLPAEVRDPVLETYNDALQVVFVVGLVLACSVLIGAGGMEWKSVKKEQQAKAKAMADAEMAETALAGGVSGVVAAAAVAGGQREEKEADDESEKELDDEKIRERVADGHAIPVSMEKESDNSTVSRQEDEVTTARSELGATKNN from the exons ATGTTCTTCAAAAAGCGCaacgagggcgccgccgttgacacaatgacgccgacgacagaCCGGCCCGCCTCATCGCGTACGAGCAAGACCcccgatgatgacgatgaccagcagcggcggcatcacCAGCCTGCTCAGCACGCCCTCGCGCACACCTCGACAACCCGCTCCGAGATCCAGTACCCGTCCGGCCTCAAGCTCTTTCTCATCATGCTCTCCATCTTGGTGTCCATGTTCCTCGTCGCATTG GATcgcctcatcatcgccactGCAGTGCCCCAGATCACTGACGACTTTCACTCCGTCACCGATATAGGCTGGTACGGCTCTGCATACCTCCTTACCACCTGCGCCTTCCAGCTCCTTTTCGGCAAGCTCTACGCCTTCTTCCCTATCAAGACCGTCTTCCTCGCTTCCATTGGGCTCTTCGAGCTCGGCTCCGCCGTctgcggcgccgccccctccagcgtcgccttcatcgtcggccgCGCTCTTGctggcatcggcggcggcggcatcttcgccggcaccatcgtcgtcatGATCCATTCCGTCCCgctccaccgccgccccaAGTACCAAGGCGCCTTtggcgccgtcttcggcatTGCCTCCGTTGTCGGCCCCCTGCTGGGCGGCGCCTTTACAAGCAAGGCTACCTGGCGTTGGTGCTTCTACATCAACTTGcccctcggcggcgtcgccctgCTGGTCATCGTCCTCGTGCTGAGGCCGCCCGACCAGGATCTTGGGGACGCCTCGCTTTGGGAAAAGTTAAGGCAGCTGGATTTTGCCGGGACGACAGTGCTTGTGCCAGGCGTCGTTTGTCTTCTCTTAGCGTTGCAGTGGGGAGGCGTCGAGTACGCA TGGAACAACCCGCGTATGATcgctctcctcgtcctcgccgccgtcctccttgtctccttcatcgccgtccAGATCCTCCTCCCAGAAACCGCCACTGTGCCCCCCCGCATCATGCGCAACCGCTCCATCGCCTTCGCCTCCTGGGCCGCTTTTTTCAACGGCGGACACATGATGATTTTCGCCTACTTCCTCCCCATCTACTTCCAGGCCATCCAGGGAGTCTCTGCCGTCGATTCCGGCATCCGCACCCTCCCGCTCGTCCTTTCCATGACCGTCTTCGCTATAGTCTCGGGCGGTGTCATCACCCGCCTCGGTTACTACACCCCGGTCATGCTCCTGGGAACCTGCAtcctggccgtcggcgctggcTTGCTCACTACCCTCCAGGTCCACACGGGCGCCGCGAAGTGGGCGGGCTACCAGGTCATCTACGGCATCGGCATGGGCATGTCTTTCCAGGCGCCCAATCTCGCCGCACAGACGGTCCTGAAGATCAAGGACGTGCCCGTGGGTACGAGCATCATGTTTTTCTCCCAGACGCTGGGcggcgccatcttcatctcggTCGGGCAAAACGTGCTCAACAACGAGCTCGTGAAGCGCATCAGGGGCATCCCGGGactcgacggcatcgacctcAAGGGCTCGGGCGCCACGACGCTGACGAAGCTGCCGGCCGAGGTGAGGGATCCTGTGCTGGAGACATACAACGACGCGTTACAGGTCGTCTTTGTCGTCGGCCTGGTACTGGCCTGTTCTGTTCTGATCGGCGCGGGCGGAATGGAGTGGAAGAGTGTGAAAaaggagcagcaggccaaGGCTAAGGCGATGGCGGACGCGGAGATGGCGGAGACGGCGCTTGCTGGTGGAGTTTCCGGTGTCGTagcggctgctgctgttgccggAGGTCagagggaagagaaggaagccGACGATGAGAGTGAGAAGGAGCTAGATGATGAGAAGATTCGGGAACGCGTCGCGGATGGCCATGCCATTCCCGTCAGTATGGAAAAGGAGTCGGACAACAGTACCGTCTCTCGTCAGGAGGACGAGGTGACCACTGCCAGGTCGGAGCTTGGAGCAACAAAGAACAACTAA